The Brachyhypopomus gauderio isolate BG-103 unplaced genomic scaffold, BGAUD_0.2 sc96, whole genome shotgun sequence genome has a window encoding:
- the LOC143496524 gene encoding serine/threonine-protein kinase pim-2-like, which yields MSFYPCRIDQPRPGQEQNNFIDTPGCTTHGVSYNPQEPVIHGGSTAGPSNVSHVSMPAEGPSIWDIHQPTGPLHTAERKVSRSCKLSAKRGREEEPLRRSRKRKGDAPQDLTPHPMETRAKKKKREKREEECKVSFNSRYTVGDLLGTGGYGSVYAGVRKADGKQIAIKFVPKHHTERFITVPGETRSLPLEVALMEMVCKPPRCQHIVELLEWFDCDCFILILERPIPCMDLFDFLDLHQYQLPEPLARLIMRQVVQAVLHCRDRGVLHRDVKEENLLVNTDTLDVKLIDFGCGDLLKTEPYRRFEGTKVYRPPEWLIDRTYEGRQATIWSLGVLLYSIICGDVPFEKEEDIVEADLCFKGNPSRGEKAEASSR from the exons atgagtttttacccctGCAGAAttgaccagccaaggcctgggcaggaacaaaacaacttcatagacacaccaggttgtaccactcatg gtgtgtcctacaacccccaagagCCAGTGATCCACGGCGGAAGTACGGCCGGACCCTCAAATGTCAGCCATGTTAGCATGCCTGCAGAAGGACCATCTATATGGGACATCCACCAGCCCACAggtccactccacactg CTGAGCGCAAGGTGAGCAGAAGCTGCAAGTTGTCTGCAAAGCGAGGGCGAGAAGAGGAACCTCTGAGGCGGAGTAGGAAGAGGAAAGGGGATGCTCCTCAAGACTTGACACCCCACCCCATGGAGACGCGggcaaagaagaagaagagagagaagagagaggaggagtgcaaAG tgAGCTTCAATTCACGCTACACTGTGGGAGATCTCCTGGGCACAGGAGGATACGGCTCAGTGTATGCAGGAGTCCGCAAGGCTGATGGAAAACAG ATCGCCATTAAATTTGTGCCGAAGCATCACACAGAACGGTTCATCACTGTT CCCGGCGAAACTCGCAGTCTCCCCTTAGAGGTGGCTTTAATGGAGATGGTGTGCAAGCCACCTCGTTGTCAGCATATTGTGGAGCTGCTAGAATGGTTTGATTGCGACTGCTTCATCTTGATTCTGGAGCGACCCATCCCCTGCATGGACCTGTTTGATTTCTTGGACTTGCACCAATAccaactacctgagccactggcACGATTGATCATGCGTCAGGTGGTTCAGGCTGTCCTTCACTGCCGTGACCGTGGAGTTCTGCATAGAGACGTCAAGGAAGAAAACCTTCTGGTCAACACCGACACCCTTGACGTCAAGTTGATCGACTTTGGTTGTGGCGATCTGCTTAAGACCGAACCCTACAGGCGCTTTGAAG GCACCAAGGTATACCGCCCACCTGAATGGCTGATTGACAGGACGTATGAGGGCCGTCAAGCCACCATCTGGAGTCTGGGTGTGCTCCTCTACAGCATTATCTGTGGAGATGTGCCCTTTGAGAAGGAGGAGGACATTGTTGAGGCAGACCTCTGCTTCAAGGGAAACCCATCCAGAGGTGAAAAGGCAGAAGCATCTTCAAGATAA